A window from Musa acuminata AAA Group cultivar baxijiao chromosome BXJ3-10, Cavendish_Baxijiao_AAA, whole genome shotgun sequence encodes these proteins:
- the LOC135650413 gene encoding uncharacterized protein LOC135650413, whose protein sequence is MAMAAPHVAARCSRRGGESPITRSSYSSNGKFLCQGMADRNQHIFYCWFSIKRFSRHVRSEYGKANPTCGWLEIKKIHSPIYQARRMTQSIALASTDDSVVVNGTPQATSNSEVEEMRIKLDEYLQGDDLSSGLVQSIHDASRAVELAIQEHSSLSKSSWFSKAWLGVDKNAWIKRLSYQAAVHSFLQAVIEISSRGDGRDRDVNVFVQRSLLRLCAPLESTVQDQLSSKHTATYEWFWNHQHPVVVTTFINLFERDIRFNSATKLYQKGESSDSGIASDLSLIMLALSCLASVRKLGTAKVSCSQFSSMVPDITGRFMEMLLDFLPIKKAYSSMKDIGLCREFLVHFGPRAATGEFDNDHKAEERAFWVNLVQKQLRLAIDREKIWSRLTTCESIEVLEKDLAIFGFFIALSRSTQSFLSSNDINMSNEQIEGIIRYLIGGSVLYYPQLSSISSYQFYVEVVCEELDWLPFYRSSISNVKIDNKDNKEGITKREAISQVLKVCSYWITSFIKYSTWLENPSHIKAARFLSRGHSMVNECMEQLGVLMNRSKEDIVELQVQHGLETNLLEQSELESFDEALESVEEALRRLEDLLQELYLSNSNNGKEHLRAACSDLERIRKLKKEAEFLEASFRAKAASLEQGESDDCSLPSASDQGRVKEIGKTSGEGVSIQNPEDEKPRGFWSFLVQSSNRKNEQAFKPDQNVSNVNVDNQDLEINEIRRFELLRNELIELEKRVQRSTDESQNEEESEFIDAKDKHSSANKHHLLVPATKKENVIAKSIEKIKETTTDVWQGSQLLAIDVSAAMALLKRAATGDELTEKEKKALRRTLTDLASVIPIGFLMLLPVTAVGHAAILAFIQRYVPALIPSAYAPERLDLLRQLEKVKQMEITDTSTDRVTEVVSSGSSRAE, encoded by the exons ATGGCGATGGCCGCTCCCCATGTCGCCGCCCGTTGCTCCCGTCGTGGCGGCGAGAGTCCGATCACGAG GAGTTCCTATTCATCAAATGGCAAATTTCTCTGCCAAGGCATGGCTGATCGAAATCAGCATATATTCTATTGTTGGTTTTCCATAAAAAGGTTCTCAAGGCATGTACGGTCAGAATATGGTAAAGCAAACCCCACGTGTGGGTGGCTAGAAATAAAAAAGATTCATTCACCCATTTACCAAGCAAGAAGGATGACACAAAGCATAGCACTAGCCTCTACCGATGATAGTGTAGTTGTCAATGGAACACCACAGGCAACTTCTAACAGTGAAGTGGAGGAGATGAGGATTAAGTTAGATGAATATTTACAAGGTGATGACCTTAGCAGTGGATTGGTCCAGTCCATACATGATGCATCAAGGGCTGTTGAGTTGGCTATTCAGGAGCATAGTTCATTGTCGAAAAGCTCTTGGTTCTCGAAGGCTTGGCTTGGAGTGGACAAGAATGCATGGATTAAGAGACTATCTTACCAG GCTGCTGTACATTCCTTTCTGCAAGCAGTTATTGAGATTTCATCACGAGGAGATGGAAGAGACAGAGATGTTAATGTTTTTGTGCAAAGAAG TTTACTAAGACTTTGTGCTCCATTGGAGAGCACTGTCCAAGATCAATTGTCTAGCAAGCACACTGCCACATACGAATGGTTTTGGAATCACCAACATCCAGTGGTTGTAACAACATTCATCAATCTGTTTGAGAGGGATATCCGCTTTAATTCTGCAACAAAGTT ATACCAGAAAGGAGAATCATCAGATTCTGGCATTGCAAGTGATCTATCACTTATTATGCTTGCTTTGAGTTGCCTTGCGTCTGTCAGAAAGCTTGGAACAGCAAAAGTATCTTGTTCACAGTTCTCCTCGATGGTTCCTGATATTACTGGTAGATTCATGGAAATGCTTCTTGATTTTCTTCCAATAAAGAAAGCATATAGTTCTATGAAAGATATTGGTCTATGTAGAGAATTCCTTGTCCATTTTGGTCCTAGAGCTGCTACAGGTGAATTTGACAATGATCACAAAGCTGAAGAGAGAGCATTTTGGGTCAATCTTGTGCAAAAGCAGCTGCGGCTAGCTATTGACCGGGAAAAGATATGGTCTAGACTAACGACATGTGAGAGTATTGAG GTACTGGAAAAGGATTTAGCAATATTTGGCTTCTTTATTGCTTTGAGCAGAAGTACGCAGTCGTTTCTGTCTTCAAATGATATAAATATGTCAAATGAACAGATTGAAGGCATCATAAG GTATCTTATAGGGGGAAGTGTATTATACTATCCTCAACTTTCTTCAATTAGTTCCTATCAGTTTTATGTGGAG GTAGTTTGTGAAGAGCTGGACTGGCTTCCCTTTTATCGAAGTAGCATATCTAATGTGAAAATTGATAATAAAGATAATAAGGAAGGGATCACCAAAAGAGAAGCTATTTCCCAAGTATTAAAAGTTTGTTCTTACTGGATAACAAGTTTTATTAAGTACAGTACATGGCTTGAGAACCCATCACACATAAAGGCAGCTCGATTCCTTTCCAGAGG GCACAGCATGGTCAACGAATGCATGGAACAACTTGGTGTGCTTAT GAATAGAAGTAAAGAAGACATTGTGGAGCTTCAAGTTCAGCATGGACTTGAAACAAATTTATTGGAACAGTCAGAGCTAGAATCCTTTGATGAG GCACTTGAAAGTGTTGAAGAAGCTCTTAGAAGATTAGAAGATTTACTGCAAGAATTATATCTTTCTAATTCAAACAATGGAAAAGAACATTTACGAGCTGCTTGTTCGGACCTTGAGAGGATACGGAAACTCAAGAAAGAGGCTGAGTTTCTCGAGGCATCCTTTAGAGCAAAGGCTGCCTCGTTAGAACAG GGTGAGAGTGATGATTGCTCACTGCCTTCTGCCAGTGATCAGGGAAGGGTGAAAGAGATTGGAAAAACATCCGGTGAGGGTGTAAGCATTCAGAACCCTGAAGATGA AAAACCTCGTGGTTTTTGGAGTTTCTTGGTGCAAAGCTCCAACAGAAAAAATGAACAAGCGTTCAAGCCTGATCAAAAT GTCTCTAATGTCAATGTAGATAACCAAGACTTGGAAATAAATGAGATTCGCCGCTTTGAATTGCTACGGAATGAGTTGATTGAGCTTGAGAAGAGGGTCCAAAGAAGTACAGATGAGTCTCAGAATGAGGAG GAATCTGAATTTATTGATGCAAAAGACAAACATTCATCTGCAAACAAACATCATTTATTAGTTCCTgcaacaaagaaagaaaatgtcattgccaagtcaattgagaagatcaaAGAGACTACGACG GATGTCTGGCAAGGAAGTCAGCTGTTAGCCATAGATGTATCGGCAGCTATGGCTTTACTAAAAAGAGCAGCTACCGGTGATGAACTTACagagaaggagaaaaaggctcTTCGTAGAACTTTAACTGACTTGGCATCTGTTATTCCAATTGGGTTCCTGATGCTACTTCCA GTTACAGCAGTTGGGCATGCTGCTATCCTGGCTTTCATTCAGAGATATGTACCTGCTCTG ATTCCATCTGCATATGCACCGGAGAGGTTAGATCTCTTGAGGCAGCTTGAAAAAGTAAAGCAAATGGAGATCACTGATACAAGCACTGATAGAGTTACTGAGGTAGTTAGCTCAGGCAGCAGTAGAGCCGAGTAG